A DNA window from Phragmites australis chromosome 11, lpPhrAust1.1, whole genome shotgun sequence contains the following coding sequences:
- the LOC133885787 gene encoding cation/H(+) antiporter 19-like yields the protein MKATSDGVFQGENPLHSALPLAILQICVVVVLTRVLAFLLRPLRQPRVIAEIIGGILLGPSALGRSSAFLNTVFPKQSLTVLDTLANIGLLYFLFLVGLELDLRAIRRTGGTALVIAVAGISLPFILGIGTSVVLQHTIARGVPTGPFLVFMGVALSITAFPVLARILAELKMLTTDLGRMAMSAAAVNDVVAWILLALAIALSGTGSPLVSLWVLLTGAGFVLAAFFLLRPVLAWMARRSPEGEPVKELYICATLAIVLAAGFATDTIGIHALFGAFIVGIIVPKDGPFAGVLLEKVEDLISGLFLPLYFVSSGLKTNVMTIKGGESWALLALVVGTACIGKIGGTVIASLIVRVPLREALTLGFLMNTKGLVELIVLNIGKDRHVLNDETFAILVLMALITTFITTPVVMAIYKPARRGAPYKNRAVQRANPDDELRMLACFHSTRNIPTMINLMESSRGTRKRGITVYAMHLVELSERSSAISMVHKARRNGMPFWNKRRNGDGDGDQLVVAFETYQQLSHVSIRAMTAISDMHTIHEDVVTSAHQKRAALIVLPFHKLHQMDGHMESLGDQYQHINQRVLHHAPCSVAILVDRGLGGASQVAASDVSYNIAVIFFGGRDDREALAYGMRMVEHPGIALRVLRFLTQSGASDRATDDAFLEDFRAKVADGNESVQYEEKAVGGKADVVEAIKAAGRCNLFLVGQGTPCVPLVDRSTDCPELGPVGTYLALPEFSTVASVLVMKQYDPTAKHYDLVEEVAEIAVDVDTPGPSSRGTKFRDG from the exons ATGAAGGCGACGTCGGACGGAGTGTTCCAGGGGGAGAACCCGCTGCACTCGGCGCTGCCGCTGGCCATCCTGCAGATATGCGTCGTCGTCGTGCTCACCAGGGTGCTCGCCTTCCTCCTCCGTCCgctgcggcagccgcgcgtcaTCGCCGAGATCATC GGTGGCATCCTGCTCGGCCCGTCGGCGCTGGGCCGCAGCAGCGCGTTCCTGAACACGGTGTTCCCGAAGCAGAGCCTGACAGTGCTGGACACCCTCGCCAACATCGGCCTCCTCTACTTCCTCTTCCTCGTCGGCCTCGAGCTCGACCTCCGTGCCATCCGCCGAACTGGCGGCACCGCCCTCGTCATTGCCGTCGCTGGAATCTCCCTCCCCTTCATACTAGGCATCGGCACCTCCGTCGTCCTCCAGCACACCATCGCCCGCGGTGTCCCCACGGGGCCGTTCCTCGTCTTCATGGGCGTCGCGCTGTCCATCACCGCGTTCCCCGTCCTGGCGCGCATTCTGGCCGAGCTCAAGATGCTCACCACCGACCTCGGGCGCATGGCCATGTCTGCCGCCGCAGTCAATGACGTCGTCGCGTGGATACTTCTGGCCCTCGCCATCGCGCTATCCGGCACTGGCTCGCCTCTTGTATCGTTATGGGTGCTTCTGACGGGAGCCGGCTTCGTCCTCGCCGCATTCTTCTTGCTCCGGCCCGTGCTCGCGTGGATGGCTCGGCGATCCCCCGAAGGTGAGCCCGTGAAGGAGCTGTACATATGCGCGACGCTGGCCATTGTGCTCGCCGCCGGGTTCGCCACGGATACCATTGGAATCCACGCGCTCTTCGGCGCGTTCATTGTCGGCATCATCGTGCCCAAGGACGGACCCTTCGCCGGGGTCCTCCTGGAGAAGGTGGAGGATCTCATCTCTGGCCTGTTCCTGCCTCTCTACTTCGTGTCCAGCGGCCTCAAGACGAACGTAATGACCATCAAGGGCGGCGAGTCGTGGGCGCTCCTGGCGCTCGTCGTTGGGACGGCCTGCATCGGTAAGATCGGCGGCACGGTGATCGCATCCCTTATCGTGCGCGTGCCGTTGCGTGAGGCGCTCACGCTCGGGTTCCTGATGAACACCAAGGGGCTCGTGGAGCTCATTGTTCTCAACATCGGCAAGGACCGGCATGTCCTCAACGACGAGACTTTCGCCATCCTCGTGCTCATGGCGCTCATCACCACTTTCATCACGACGCCGGTCGTCATGGCCATTTACAAGCCAGCGCGGCGGGGAGCGCCGTACAAGAACCGCGCCGTCCAGCGCGCAAACCCCGACGACGAGCTCCGCATGCTGGCGTGCTTCCACAGCACGCGCAACATCCCCACCATGATCAACCTGATGGAGTCGTCACGTGGCACACGTAAGCGCGGTATCACCGTCTACGCCATGCACCTCGTAGAGCTCTCCGAGCGGTCGTCCGCCATCTCCATGGTCCACAAGGCGCGGCGCAACGGCATGCCGTTCTGGAACAAGCGGCGCAACGGGGACGGCGATGGCGACCAGCTCGTCGTCGCCTTCGAGACGTACCAGCAGCTGAGTCACGTGTCCATCCGCGCCATGACGGCCATCTCCGACATGCACACGATCCACGAGGACGTCGTCACCAGCGCGCACCAGAAGCGCGCGGCGCTCATCGTGCTCCCCTTCCACAAGCTCCACCAGATGGACGGCCATATGGAGTCACTCGGCGACCAGTACCAGCACATCAACCAGCGGGTGCTCCACCACGCGCCGTGCTCCGTCGCAATCCTCGTTGACCGCGGCCTGGGCGGCGCCTCGCAGGTTGCTGCCAGCGACGTGTCCTACAATATCGCCGTCATATTCTTCGGTGGCCGTGACGACCGCGAGGCCCTGGCCTATGGCATGCGCATGGTCGAGCACCCAGGCATTGCGCTCCGCGTGCTACGCTTCTTGACGCAGTCCGGCGCCAGCGACCGCGCCACTGACGACGCGTTCCTCGAAGACTTCCGCGCTAAGGTGGCCGACGGGAACGAGTCCGTCCAGTACGAGGAGAAGGCGGTGGGAGGGAAAGCGGACGTCGTCGAGGCAATCAAGGCGGCAGGGCGGTGTAACCTGTTCCTGGTGGGGCAGGGAACGCCGTGTGTGCCGCTGGTTGACCGGAGCACGGACTGCCCGGAGCTCGGTCCGGTGGGGACCTACCTGGCGCTGCCGGAGTTCTCGACGGTGGCATCTGTGCTGGTGATGAAACAGTACGACCCGACGGCGAAGCACTACGACCtcgtcgaggaggtggccgAAATCGCGGTGGACGTCGACACGCCGGGCCCCAGCTCCAGGGGTACGAAATTCCGTGACGGGTGA
- the LOC133885853 gene encoding methylmalonate-semialdehyde dehydrogenase [acylating], mitochondrial-like codes for MQVAVYICEECGFEIYQAELSKGESNASSGASIFLKFQEATQEVVSWIWLTTADEFRAAVDTAKTAFPGWRSTPVTMRQHIMFKFQELIHNCFLPQKK; via the exons ATGCAGGTTGCTGTTTATATATGTGAAGAATGTGGTTTTGAGATATACCAG GCTGAACTAAGCAAAGGGGAATCTAATGCTTCAAGTGGGGcatcaatttttttgaaatttcagGAG GCAACGCAGGAGGTGGTGTCATGGATATGGCTCACCACCGCGGATGAGTTCAGGGCCGCCGTGGACACCGCCAAGACAGCCTTCCCCGGGTGGCGGAGCACGCCCGTCACGATGCGACAGCACATCATGTTCAAGTTCCAGGAGCTCATCCACAACTGTTTTCTTccccaaaaaaaatga